A single genomic interval of Homo sapiens chromosome 15, GRCh38.p14 Primary Assembly harbors:
- the RBPMS2 gene encoding RNA-binding protein with multiple splicing 2 isoform X1, with the protein MVRTLFVSGLPVDIKPRELYLLFRPFKGYEGSLIKLTARQPVGFVIFDSRAGAEAAKNALNGIRFDPENPQTLRLEFAKANTKMAKSKLMATPNPSNVHPALGAHFIARDPYDLMGAALIPASPEAWAPYPLYTTELTPAISHAAFTYPTATAAAAALHAQVRWYPSSDTTQQGWKYRQFC; encoded by the exons GTCCGGACACTGTTTGTCAGCGGCCTCCCTGTGGACATTAAACCCAGAGAACTCTACTTGCTCTTCCGGCCGTTCAAG GGGTATGAAGGGTCCCTGATCAAGCTCACTGCAAGACAG CCTGTTGGTTTTGTGATCTTTGACAGCCGTGCAGGAGCAGAAGCGGCCAAGAATGCGCTGAAC GGTATTCGCTTTGATCCCGAAAATCCACAGACTCTGAGGCTAGAGTTTGCCAAAGCCAACACCAAGATGGCCAAGAGCAAGCTAATGGCAACTCCAAATCCCAGCAACGTGCACCCCGCCCTAGGAGCACACTTCATCGCACGGGACCCCT ATGACCTGATGGGGGCTGCTCTGATCCCTGCATCCCCAGAGGCCTGGGCCCCCTACCCTTTGTACACCACAGAGCTGACCCCAGCCATCTCCCATGCTGCGTTCACCTACCCAACTGCCACTGCCGCTGCCGCCGCCCTCCACGCTCAG GTGCGCTGGTACCCTTCCTCTGACACCACCCAGCAAGGATGGAAGTACCGTCAGTTCTGTTAG